ATTTTAATGATAATTTGTTTGTCGGCAATTCCACGTCCCTTTGGTGATGCAGCTTCCCAGCTACTCGTCGCTTTAGGTAGACCCGATTTAGACTTGCGTTGGAATATAATTTTTACGGTGATTTTTACTCTTAGTTTGCTAGTGGGCGTACAATGGCAATCAATGGGAGTAGCAGTTACAGTTTTAGTGGTGCATTTGGTAGCAATACCTGGATTTACTGTTTGGGCAACTCGTTATGCTTTTAAAGCTAGTAAAATATAGTTGAGTTCGTATTTATGAAAATTAGCTTTTGGCAGGAAAAATTTAAATTAAGTGGTTTCCATTTGTTTATTTTTGTCGTTTTACTCTGGGGAATTTGGTTTCGTTTTGTCAATATTGACCGCAAAATTCCTTGGATTGATGAGTGGATTACTTTAGATAGAATTACTGACTACGACAACCGAGGAGAAATTCAAGAAAAATTGTTCGGTGGTGAGGTGATTACCGTCCAAGAATTACATGAATTGCAGCGAATAGATTCCCAGACAAATACCCTCGACTTTCTCAACAATTCTTTAGTAAATTATCCCGAACATCCACCAATTTATTATTTGTTTGCGCGGCTATGGGGAGAATGGTTTGGTACTTCTATTGCTACCCTCAGAAGTGCCGCAGCCGCGATTAGTTTATTTGTCTTTCCGGCGATGTTTTGGTTGTGCTACTCGTTGTTTGATTCTTATTTCGCAAGTTGGTTAGGTGTAGCGCTAATAGCTGTTTCTCCACTCCACGTTTTGTATGCTCAAGAAGCAAGACAATATAGTTTATGGACGGTAACAATTTTACTTTCTAGTGCCGCACTTTTACAAGCCATGCAGCACAAAAATAAACTAAGTTGGTTGACTTATGCTGTAACCTTAACTGTGGGTTTTTACTCACATCTATTTTTTAGTTTAGTTGCTTTCGCACAAGGAATTTATGTAATTCTCAGAGAAGGTTTTCATTTCAGTAAAACCTTGCTGGCTTATTTCTTAACAACTTTAGCGAGTATAATCGCTTTTCTCCCTTGGATTGTAGTAGCTTTTACTAGCTTATCTCATCTCGATCGCCAAGTAAAAGGTTGGACGGAAGCGCAACCAACATTGTTTACTTTTTTGAAAAGATGGTTAGGTAACTTAAGCCGTCTTTTCGCTGATTTTGGCTTCGACTCTAGCACTAATTTAAGCGAAGCAATTTCGATTATTCCGTTAATATTTTTCTTGACAATTCTGGTTATATATGCTTGTTATTTTCTGGTTCGTAACAGTTCTCGAGAAGTGTGGCTATTCGTTTTAACGTTAATTATTTGTACCACAGCTATTTTAGTCGGACGAGATTTATTAGTAGTCTTTGGTTTAGTTTCTGGGAGGCTATTTTCAGCGACAGCGAGGTATATAATTCCTTTTTATCTGGGTATTCACTTAGCAGTAGTTTACTTTTTAGCGAGCAAAATGAGTTCCCAAAAAGTAAATGAGCAAAAATTCGGGCGAGGTGTGTTTCTCGCTTTGATTTCTTTGGGGATATTTTCTTGTATAATTAGTTCTCAAGCAGAGGTTTGGTGGAGTAAAGGCGAAGCTAGCGAACTTGTGCAAGTAGCACCGATAATTAACCAAGCTACTAATTCTTTAGTAGTTAGTGATGCTGATTTAGCTCGCATTTTGTCTCTCAGTAATTTACTAAATGACCAAGTGCATTTACAGTTATTTGTCGAAGCAAATTACTACCCAATTGACGAAAATTTTCGCAACATATTTGTTTTAAATCCTTCTGAGAGTCTCCAACAAATACTGGAAAAAGAGTACCAATTAGAATCTCTTCGCGATACGGAGATACAACTGTGGAAATTAGAACAACAGTAAAGGATTTTTTCTCGGAATTACTACAAAGACAACAAAGTTTGTGGTTTAGTATGAGTATCGTGGTAGCATTAGGATATAGTTTGTTAGCCTGGCAGCAGGCTTTTAGTAGCGAGTATGTTGTCCAAGATGATGCAAGACAGCACGTTTTTTGGATGTTACGTTTTGTTGATGCGGAGTTATTTCCTGATGACTTAATTGCCGATTACTTTCAATCGGTAGCGCCCCTGGGTTATACTAATTTATATAAACTTGCTGCGGCATTAGGGATCGATCCGCTATTATTTAATAAGTTACTGCCTTTAGGGTTAGCTGCGATCGCTACGGGATTCTTATTCGCTATCTGTTTAGAAATTTTTCCCGTCCCCGCAGCAGGTTTTCTCTCGGCATTGATTTTTAACCTCAGTGTATGGACGAAGGAAGATTTAGTTTCCGCAACACCGAGAGCCTTCATTTACCCATTTTTGCTGGCATTCTGCTACTATTTACTCAAAAGAAAATTAGTAGCCACGCTGGCGGCGATCGCGCTTTTGGGTTTATTCTACCCTCAAGGTATCTTTATTATCTGCGGAGTGTTGTTACTGCGATTATTTCGCTGGCAACTGGGTAAAATAAGCTTATCTCGTTCTCGTCAAGATTATTGGTTTTGCTTAACTGGGTTAGGTATAGCTTTTATAGTCTTGTTACCTTTCGCTTTAACTACTTCCGAATATGGTCCAGTAATCTCCGCCGCAGATGCTAAAATTTTACCAGAATTTTTGCCTGGAGGACGAGCCGAATTTTTCCTCAACAACCCTGGGGAATTTTGGTTATTAGCTAGTCGGAGCAGTATTTTTGCGAGTAGATTGCTACTTTTGCTGAGTGTAGTTGACGTGGTAATAATTTGCTTATTGCTATATTACCGCTCCCAGTTACCAATGCTGCGGCAAATCAAACAAAAGATCGTTTTATTACCGCAATTATTACTAGCATCTTTAGGTGTATTTTGTCTAGCTCATTTAACTTTGTATAAACTACACTTACCAAGTCGCTACACTCAACACAGCTTACGGATTATTTTAGCCTTGGTAATGGGTATAGCTTTAACAATTTTCTACGATGGAGTAGTTTGTCGTTACGGTCAGCGCCAACTAGCAAATATTCGTGCTGAGACAATTATAGCATTCAGTAGCTTAATTTTAGTTGCAGGAATAGCAATTTTTCCCGCGATCGCCAACGAAGACTTTCCCAAAACGATATATCGTCTTGGTAACGCACCCACATTATACGAATTTTTTGCCCAAACTCCCAAAGACAGTCTCATCGCCTCCTTAAGTTTAGAAACCAATAATATACCTACATTTTCCCAACGTTCCGTACTCACAAATCGAGAAGCAGGAATACCTTATCATACAGGGTATTATCGCCAATATCGTCAACGAACTATCGAGTTAATTGAAGCCAGCTATAGTCCGGATTTAAAAGATATCAAAGACTTAATTTCTAACTACGGAATAGACTTTTACTTCCTAGAAGATCACTTTACCACACCTCAATACCTCAGCGAACAAAATTGGCTCGAACAGTTTCCCCTCGCTGAGACAATTGAAGTCAGATTAGCTCAAGGAATTATGCCTGCGCTAACTAGATTAACCCAATCTTGCGCCGTATTTCAAGGCGAAGGTTATACAGTCTTGTCCGCAGAATGTATTCTTGCTAATTAACTACTTTTAGCAGGTAAAGCCAATAACCCATTATGCTGATTATTTACCGGTTGAGAAACAGGTTTTTCCTTAGCAGTTAATGCCAAACCAAGCATCAAAATTCCGGGCCAATATATGTGCGCCAAAATATCCAATTCTTCGATAAAAGAAAAGCATAAAAACACTAAATACACGCTCAAACCTACCCTCGCAGTTACATTTTTTTGTGCCTTTCTCAATAACTCGATAAAAGTATACAGCATCGGGATAGCCACAGCAGTGCAACCCACTATTCCTTTAGTGTAGAGAAGATTCACCCAACTCCCACAACCAGAAGTACCAATTGGGAAACCATAAGTATAAGCTGGTCCTTCTTTTTCAATATAGCCATGACCCCAAATTGGTGCATATTTCCACCATCTTTCTAGAGACATTCGCACTAAAGTTATTCTTAAATCAGATGAGTTTTCCCTAACACTATGGAAGCGTTCGATAAATACTTCCATAAAATTTTTCAAAGGAACACCAAAAATACCGCCGAGAAAACATAAAGTAGCGCTAGCGAAATGCAGAATAGGCTTACCTAAATTAACTAATCCCCAACTTGCAAAGAGAATGAAAGGAAAGCTAACCGTAGCTAGTCGCGAAATAGGTGTAAGAATTATTAGCACAGAAATACTTGTTGCTAGAAAGCGCAACTTCTTATTAGTTTCTTGACGTACCATGAAGAAAAACATCATTCCTACCATTGCCATATTTGGCGCCCAAGGCGAATATAAAGTAGTACGCATTTGATTGTTATCAGCGTCGAAAATATAAAGTACCACGCGATAAAAATCCGAGTCTCCTCCTAATGCGGAAATTGGGGAAGTATACAACTCTCCTGGTAAACCAGCAAAAAAGGCGACATAGGAAAGTATAATCAAGGGAAAACTTTGTAAACAGAGAATACAAACGCCACGATAAAGTAATTGCGGGCGAATTTTTAGGCAAGCAATGAGGGGAAATAATGCCCAAAGCGCCCATTCTCGATTCCATTTAATTAAAGATCTAATTAGTCTTCCCGCACCTAAATCTAACTGGACATGGGCGATAATTACACCAAAAAACATTACCAGTAAACAGATTACCCAGATCCACACAGAAAAGGGAATTGTAATTCTTGATTCTGGGGGAGTATCTGGAGTTTGACACCAAAGTTTTTTAACAAGATAAAGAAAAAGAAGCCAAGCAACGGCGGGCATTACCAAGGGTTGGGCGCCTAAATAATAAACGATATAAGTGCCGAGTAATAAATACCAAACTACTTTTTCTTCAAAGTTTTGTGGTTTCATGAGTTCTTTTCTTTTAAGTAATCTTTAACAAAGCCACCCATGTATTCTTCGCCAACTAGAAGATTCCAGTTGCGGTCAAACATTTCTGGCATCCATTCGTAGTCTGCTACCCAAGCAGTCCAACCGATATTGTAGCGATCCATTTTCCGTTTGAGAGGAATACCAAAGTCAGAAATTGTCCCACTTGTAGGATAATCTGCGCCGTTTCTGAAACCCCATTCTGTGACGATCATTGGTAGTTTGTCGGCAAAATCAAAAATCCATTCGTCCCAAAATTGTTGGGCTAAACCAGGATAAATATGGGGTGCATAAACGATATTTCCACCTGTAATAGGATTGTCTGAGGTATCGAAGAAATGTTGATTCCAGTGGGGCGCTCCAACGATGATAATATTTTGGGGGGCGGCGGCGCGAATTAAGTCTACCCAAGGTTGAACAATTTCTTTCCATTCTGCCCAACTGGTTTTGGTTTTGTTTTCGTTAAAAACTTCAAACATAATGTTGGGATAGTCTTTAAATTTGGGGGCGATATCGCGCCAAAAATTGCGGGTTTCATCGGCATATTCGGCTGGGTTTTTAACATAATGCCAGTCGATTATACAATAAACTTTTTCTTCTAAACATTTGTCGGCGGCAGGTTTAAGAAAATTTTCATAGTATCCTTGGGGGTTTTCATTGTATCCTAGTCTTCGATTGGGGTTAACCATTAAACGGAAAACGTTGGCATACCAACCACGACTAGGGTCGCTCATTTCTTCAATTAGTTCTAGGGGTGATTTGCTTGATTGACTTTCTTCGATTCTATACTGATGTAAAGCTAAATCTGGTAAAGCAATACCACGTAAAATTATTTTATTTCCTTGGGGATCTTGAATATCTCTACCCGTGACTTGCAGCCAAGGTGTACCTCGGTTTGCTTCTACTTGGTGGTTAAAGTCGGCAAAAAAGAGGATTGATAATAAACAAGAAATTAAAAAAATTATGCCGAAGATTTTTTTTGACATTGTGGCTCGAATTAGTATAATTTACAAATCTACTTAAATTTGGGGATTGGCGGTTAGGGATTGAGGATGGGGAATTTTTTGATTCACTAAGTCTGTTGTTTTCTGACTTTCTCGACCGTCTCTAATTTGGGTTTTCCAGTTCCTTCTCTGTGCTAGAGGCGGTTTTGTTAGCTTGTTTCTAGAGAAAAATTTGCTTGTGATGTTTATTAATGAAAAAGTAAATTGAGGTCGCTTGTATTTTACAATCTCCATCAGGATCTAGCCTACTACCACGAATTTGAAATTATGTAGCACGAAATTTTATTTTTGTCAAGGGATGGGTGTAAATATTGAGATTGTGTTTGCCAATCAGCAGCTTGACCCGATCGAGGGACTGATATGAAACTCGTTTCCGTTGTAATTCCAGTGTACGGAGTAGAAAAGTATATTGCTGCCAGTATAACGTCGGTGTTGGCGCAGACCTACTCTAATTTTGAACTTTTGCTGGTGATTGATGGCTCGCGCGATCGCAGCAGAGAAATTTGCGAGCAATTTAGCGATCGCCGCCTTAAAATTATTCAGCAAGAAAATCGAGGCGTTTCGGCGGCGAGAAACAATGGTATCCGCCACTCTCAAGGTGAATATCTCGCTTTTCTCGATGCCGACGATCTTTGGCTACCAGAAAAGTTAGCCTATCACGTGGAGCATTTAGAGAATAATCCTCAAGTGGGAGTCAGCTTTAGTCGTTCGGCTTTTATCGACGAGGAAGGCAAATCCTTGGGAATTTATCAAATGCCGAGGTTAAAAGACATTGCTCCGGTTAATATTCTCTGTCGCAATCCCGTGGGTAACGGTTCGGCTCCCGTAGTGCGCCGTCAGACCCTAGAAGACATAAAATACCAGAAAGAATATCAGGGTAACTGGGAAGATTGTTATTTTGACGAACAACTTCACCACCAAGAAGATATTGAATGTTGGCTGCGAATTTCCCTGAAAACCTCTTGGCAAGTTGAAGGCATTCCCGAAGCCTTAACCCTTTACCGGGTAAACTTTTCCGGAGCTTCGACCAATATTTATAAGCAGTTAGATTACTTAGAAACTATGCTGGCAAAAACCGAAATTTATGCTCCAGAGTTAATTGCTCGTTGGGGAAATGCAACTAGAGCCTATCAACTGCGTTATGTTGCCAGAAGATTAGTAAGTTTGCGCGATGGAGGCAGTGCAGTTAAACTAACTCATCAGGCGATCGCCACTTATCCCCAAATTATACTCGCCGAACCACGGCGCACTTTCCTTACCTTAGCTGCGGCTTATTCTTTGTGGCTGTTACCGCAAAAGTTCTATCAACGTCTCGAAAGTTTCGTCATGGAACAAACAGGTAAAACTCAGAAACGTCGTATTCTCAAAGATAGGAATTAGGAATTGGGGATTAGGGATTAGGGATTAGGAATTGGGGATTAGGGATTAGGGATTAGGGATTGGGGATTAGGGATTGGGGATTGGGAATTAATTATTACTACTGATTCGCGTCGGAGTAAGATTGTTTCCAGTTATCAATGACCAGTTATCAGTGACCGGTTATCAGTGACCAGTTATCAGTGACCAGTTATCAGTGAATAGTGAACAGTTAGTAGTTATCAGTGAATAGTGAACAGTTAGCAGTTTACTCACCCAGTCCCCAGTCCCCAATCCCCAATCCCCAGTCACCAATCCCCAGTCCCCAATCCCCAATCACCAGTCCCCAATCACCAGTCCCCAGTCCCCAGTCCCCAGTCACCAGTCCCCAGTCACCAGTCCCCAGTCCCCAACCAATGAAGCTTGTCTCAGTCATCATTCCTGTATACAAAAAAGAGCGCTATATTGCGGCTACAGTGCAATCTGTTTTGGCTCAAACTTATCCTCACTTTGAGTTACTAATCGTCGATGATGGTTCTCCTGACAGAAGCGTGGAGATTTGTCAGCAGTTTGACGATTCTCGGATTAAAATTATTCGTCAAGCAAATCAAGGCGTTTCTGCGGCGCTGAATACAGGAATTCGCCATGCTAAAGGCGAGTATATCGCTTTTCTCGATGGGGATGACCTTTGGTTGCCGGAAAATTTGGCTAAACAACTGGAACATCTAGAAAAATCGCCCCAGGTAGGCGTTAGTTTTAGTCGTTCGGCTTTGATTGACGCAGCCGGGAAACCTTTGGGAACTTATTTAATGCCGCAGCTAAAGGGAATTACCGTTCCTTCTATTTTACGCAGTTACCCCCTTGGTAACGGTTCGGCGGCGGTATTGCGACGAAAAGTTCTCGAAGAGATTCGCTTTCGGAGGGATAATTCCCCGGAGTATCTCTACTATGATGAAGAGTTGAGTTGTTCCCAGGATATCGAGTGTTTGTTGCGAATTGCGATTAAGACAGATTGGGAAATCGAAGGGATTTCGGAACCTTTAACGCTTTATCGGGTTAGTTCTGGAGGATTAAGTGCTAATTACCTGAAAAAATTAGAAATTTGGGAAACTGTGCTGTCAAAAATTCGGGCTTATGCTCCAGAAGAAATTGCTCCTTGGGAAAATCCTTCTAAAGCTTATCAGTTTCGGTATCTGGCTCGCAAAGCGATTCGCCTTCATGATGGTAAAGCAGCAGTGGATTTATGTCATCGCGCGATCGCTACTTACTGGCAAATTATTTTTGAAGAACCTCGCCGAACTTTTTTCATTCTCGCTGCTGCTTATGCTCTAATTTTACTGCCTATGTCTCTATACGATCGCCTCGAAACTACGGCAACTAAATTAACCGCAGTTCGTCAAAAACGTCGCATTCTCCAAGAACAACAACAATAACAGTTACCAG
Above is a genomic segment from Oscillatoria salina IIICB1 containing:
- a CDS encoding O-antigen ligase family protein; translated protein: MKPQNFEEKVVWYLLLGTYIVYYLGAQPLVMPAVAWLLFLYLVKKLWCQTPDTPPESRITIPFSVWIWVICLLVMFFGVIIAHVQLDLGAGRLIRSLIKWNREWALWALFPLIACLKIRPQLLYRGVCILCLQSFPLIILSYVAFFAGLPGELYTSPISALGGDSDFYRVVLYIFDADNNQMRTTLYSPWAPNMAMVGMMFFFMVRQETNKKLRFLATSISVLIILTPISRLATVSFPFILFASWGLVNLGKPILHFASATLCFLGGIFGVPLKNFMEVFIERFHSVRENSSDLRITLVRMSLERWWKYAPIWGHGYIEKEGPAYTYGFPIGTSGCGSWVNLLYTKGIVGCTAVAIPMLYTFIELLRKAQKNVTARVGLSVYLVFLCFSFIEELDILAHIYWPGILMLGLALTAKEKPVSQPVNNQHNGLLALPAKSS
- a CDS encoding glycosyltransferase family 2 protein, whose amino-acid sequence is MNSEQLAVYSPSPQSPIPNPQSPIPSPQSPITSPQSPVPSPQSPVTSPQSPVPSPQPMKLVSVIIPVYKKERYIAATVQSVLAQTYPHFELLIVDDGSPDRSVEICQQFDDSRIKIIRQANQGVSAALNTGIRHAKGEYIAFLDGDDLWLPENLAKQLEHLEKSPQVGVSFSRSALIDAAGKPLGTYLMPQLKGITVPSILRSYPLGNGSAAVLRRKVLEEIRFRRDNSPEYLYYDEELSCSQDIECLLRIAIKTDWEIEGISEPLTLYRVSSGGLSANYLKKLEIWETVLSKIRAYAPEEIAPWENPSKAYQFRYLARKAIRLHDGKAAVDLCHRAIATYWQIIFEEPRRTFFILAAAYALILLPMSLYDRLETTATKLTAVRQKRRILQEQQQ
- a CDS encoding glycosyltransferase family 2 protein, yielding MKLVSVVIPVYGVEKYIAASITSVLAQTYSNFELLLVIDGSRDRSREICEQFSDRRLKIIQQENRGVSAARNNGIRHSQGEYLAFLDADDLWLPEKLAYHVEHLENNPQVGVSFSRSAFIDEEGKSLGIYQMPRLKDIAPVNILCRNPVGNGSAPVVRRQTLEDIKYQKEYQGNWEDCYFDEQLHHQEDIECWLRISLKTSWQVEGIPEALTLYRVNFSGASTNIYKQLDYLETMLAKTEIYAPELIARWGNATRAYQLRYVARRLVSLRDGGSAVKLTHQAIATYPQIILAEPRRTFLTLAAAYSLWLLPQKFYQRLESFVMEQTGKTQKRRILKDRN
- a CDS encoding glycoside hydrolase family 5 protein, with the translated sequence MSKKIFGIIFLISCLLSILFFADFNHQVEANRGTPWLQVTGRDIQDPQGNKIILRGIALPDLALHQYRIEESQSSKSPLELIEEMSDPSRGWYANVFRLMVNPNRRLGYNENPQGYYENFLKPAADKCLEEKVYCIIDWHYVKNPAEYADETRNFWRDIAPKFKDYPNIMFEVFNENKTKTSWAEWKEIVQPWVDLIRAAAPQNIIIVGAPHWNQHFFDTSDNPITGGNIVYAPHIYPGLAQQFWDEWIFDFADKLPMIVTEWGFRNGADYPTSGTISDFGIPLKRKMDRYNIGWTAWVADYEWMPEMFDRNWNLLVGEEYMGGFVKDYLKEKNS
- a CDS encoding glycosyltransferase family 39 protein, producing the protein MKISFWQEKFKLSGFHLFIFVVLLWGIWFRFVNIDRKIPWIDEWITLDRITDYDNRGEIQEKLFGGEVITVQELHELQRIDSQTNTLDFLNNSLVNYPEHPPIYYLFARLWGEWFGTSIATLRSAAAAISLFVFPAMFWLCYSLFDSYFASWLGVALIAVSPLHVLYAQEARQYSLWTVTILLSSAALLQAMQHKNKLSWLTYAVTLTVGFYSHLFFSLVAFAQGIYVILREGFHFSKTLLAYFLTTLASIIAFLPWIVVAFTSLSHLDRQVKGWTEAQPTLFTFLKRWLGNLSRLFADFGFDSSTNLSEAISIIPLIFFLTILVIYACYFLVRNSSREVWLFVLTLIICTTAILVGRDLLVVFGLVSGRLFSATARYIIPFYLGIHLAVVYFLASKMSSQKVNEQKFGRGVFLALISLGIFSCIISSQAEVWWSKGEASELVQVAPIINQATNSLVVSDADLARILSLSNLLNDQVHLQLFVEANYYPIDENFRNIFVLNPSESLQQILEKEYQLESLRDTEIQLWKLEQQ